Part of the Zerene cesonia ecotype Mississippi chromosome 3, Zerene_cesonia_1.1, whole genome shotgun sequence genome is shown below.
NNNNNNNNNNNNNNNNNNNNNNNNNNNNNNNNNNNNNNNNNNNNNNNNNNNNNNNNNNNNNNNNNNNNNNNNNNNNNNNNNNNNNNNNNNNNNNNNNNNNNNNNNNNNNNNNNNNNNNNNNNNNNNNNNNNNNNNNNNNNNNNNNNNNNNNNNNNNNNNNNNNNNNNNNNNNNNNNNNNNNNNNNNNNNNNNNNNNNNNNNNNNNNNNNNNNNNNNNNNNNNNNNNNNNNNNNNNNNNNNNNNNNNNNNNNNNNNNNNNNNNNNNNNNNNNNNNNNNNNNNNNNNNNNNNNNNNNNNNNNNNNNNNNNNNNNNNNNNNNNNNNNNNNNNNNNNNNNNNNNNNNNNNNNNNNNNNNNNNNNNNNNNNNNNNNNNNNNNNNNNNNNNNNNNNNNNNNNNNNNNNNNNNNNNNNNNNNNNNNNNNNNNNNNNNNNNNNNNNNNNNNNNNNNNNNNNNNNNNNNNNNNNNNNNNNNNNNNNNNNNNNNNNNNNNNNNNNNNNNNNNNNNNNNNNNNNNNNNNNNNNNNNNNNNNNNNNNNNNNNNNNNNNNNNNNNNNNNNNNNNNNNNNNNNNNNNNNNNNNNNNNNNNNNNNNNNNNNNNNNNNNNNNNNNNNNNNNNNNNNNNNNNNNNNNNNNNNNNNNNNNNNNNNNNNNNNNNNNNNNNNNNNNNNNNNNNNNNNNNNNNNNNNNNNNNNNNNNNNNNNNNNNNNNNNNNNNNNNNNNNNNNNNNNNNNNNNNNNNNNNNNNNNNNNNNNNNNNNNNNNNNNNNNNNNNNNNNNNNNNNNNNNNNNNNNNNNNNNNNNNNNNNNNNNNNNNNNNNNNNNNNNNNNNNNNNNNNNNNNNNNNNNNNNNNNNNNNNNNNNNNNNNNNNNNNNNNNNNNNNNNNNNNNNNNNNNNNNNNNNNNNNNNNNNNNNNNNNNNNNNNNNNNNNNNNNNNNNNNNNNNNNNNNNNNNNNNNNNNNNNNNNNNNNNNNNNNNNNNNNNNNNNNNNNNNNNNNNNNACGCCATTACAAAGTTACGTCGTCAGTTCATTCGCGATGTGTCAGGAACGCATTCTATGAACGGCCGAACTATAGTTCTTAATATGTGTTTATGTGGTTTTAAGATTGATAATTCTGATTTGtagtaataattacaattataaatctaaaattaatatcttctgccaattatttttctaatttctaaatttagcATAAGTTTTGATTTCAATTAGCTATTCATACGAGTAGTTACTcgctttttgtttgttataaaaatgggGTTTCGCTTATTTTTCGGCTTAGTCGCCGCGCTCTTTGTTTTTCAATGCGTTTTGggtgaaaacaaatattcccAATCGGCGAATTCCAAAGACCCAGAAGAGGTAAACTTCAGGAAGCTGGATAAGCCATttagaatgaataaattaaatttactttggACTAAAGCTCAACAGGTACGTTACAGACAGTTTTATCTGTTATCGTAGAGAAATTCATTGCCCTTGTTATCTTAAAATTTCTCTGTCTCAGTATTAAGCTTTGGAACattttatgagtttttatTGTGATGTGATGATGGGCAAccataataaatgcaatagcCTCttggtattataaaatgataaactaaaaaacaacTTGTTACccaaggtttttttttttaaatattgatcggtattttatattgtttttaaataaaaaaaatatcataaaattaaaattaaaattcattcaccatataacttaaaatacttcattaagtatataatttccctcatcaattatatatttacttaagtaaatatacatcaaatattttatctattgtcATTCCAGCGTTTAACAGAACCAAAGctaaaatcattatatagtGATCTAATGATTCAAGACAAATTAGAATTAACCTACAAGAGAATGAAGAGTGAAGGTGGGGACAAGGAAGGCTTGAAAGAAGCCGAATTGAGAAGGAAACTCACTACTATTATGAGTAACTATGGACTGAGAGAGCATTTCGAAGATAACTCAATGGGTAGGCAGAAACAGGATCcggtatgtattattaatgatttgtttctttttgtttgaattgtgAAGAAGTTAGACACCGCCACAAAATGCTGgatgaaatgtttttcaacAACTCTCTTAGTTAcccatattatatatcaaatgaAAGGATATCACtagtagaataataaaatttcaaaatcaatgtttaaaaaaaatttttcaatttattttacttgttatttttaaataagttaataatttgGATACATTACACTCAAGTGTACATTACATCTACAGCATGTTTTTCTCTAATTCTTTCAGTCATACAACGCAGCTTCAGACAAATATATCAACAAAAGTCTCTTCAAAGATAAGAAATTGAACATGTTATGGGCGAAAGCAGAGGCCTCCGGCTTCACCAGTGAAGAGTTAGCTGCTTTGAAAGAGGAGTTCACTCATCATCAGgagaaaattgatcagtatTATGACTTGCTAGTAAACATGGAGGCTGGAGAAACAGATGGATATAAGAGtgagtgttttttattatacatagatGAGATTGGATTTGTGTGCTGTTAGCCAACATATTTCTACCCTTCATTGCATTTACACTAAGTTATGTTTACTTGCCAAGTTGTTGCCTATTAGTTTTctcaatttcatcaaattgtGTTCAGGGACCTGGCATAAAAGTAGCATGAAAGAAATT
Proteins encoded:
- the LOC119838225 gene encoding alpha-2-macroglobulin receptor-associated protein isoform X2, which encodes MGFRLFFGLVAALFVFQCVLGENKYSQSANSKDPEEVNFRKLDKPFRMNKLNLLWTKAQQRLTEPKLKSLYSDLMIQDKLELTYKRMKSEGGDKEGLKEAELRRKLTTIMSNYGLREHFEDNSMGRQKQDPSYNAASDKYINKSLFKDKKLNMLWAKAEASGFTSEELAALKEEFTHHQEKIDQYYDLLVNMEAGETDGYKNAVNDEEIDKFNEINYVNDNGENLTKDYIDKSNLVRDKHRGLRDGFDRLERIAARGPANKEFIEPKVQGLWKMAAAANFTVDELASLKVELQHYESRLLKLRTLHADHVAATGDKMDHFADTQQTIKKHTLKVEKMHADLEGRIMARHTEL
- the LOC119838225 gene encoding alpha-2-macroglobulin receptor-associated protein isoform X1 translates to MGFRLFFGLVAALFVFQCVLGENKYSQSANSKDPEEVNFRKLDKPFRMNKLNLLWTKAQQRLTEPKLKSLYSDLMIQDKLELTYKRMKSEGGDKEGLKEAELRRKLTTIMSNYGLREHFEDNSMGRQKQDPSYNAASDKYINKSLFKDKKLNMLWAKAEASGFTSEELAALKEEFTHHQEKIDQYYDLLVNMEAGETDGYKNAVNDEEIDKFNEINYVNDNGENLTKDYIDKSNLVRDKHRGLRDGFDRLERIAARGPANKEFIEPKVQGLWKMAAAANFTVDELASLKVELQHYESRLLKLRTLHADHVSKLEKHHSKVAATGDKMDHFADTQQTIKKHTLKVEKMHADLEGRIMARHTEL